One genomic region from Parerythrobacter aestuarii encodes:
- the putP gene encoding sodium/proline symporter PutP translates to MKTGTLISLAAYFILMLAIGLYAWRKSTEDSEGYLLGGRNLHPAVAALSAGASDMSGWLLLGLPGALYASGLVEAWIGIGLFVGALVNWIVVAPRLRQQTEDMGNALTIPEFLANRFPERAVALRVISAIVIVAFFSVYTAAGLVGGGKLFETSFAGLFGDVGMSDYALGLWITAGVVLAYTMVGGFLAVSLTDFVQGCIMVCALVLMPLVVMFGEGGSAGQSLTEVQPGFLSLFGGLTFIGFLSAVTWGLGYFGQPHIIVRFMAVKSVAAVKTARTIGMTWMGVCLLGALGVGLAGRAYVERNGLVVEDPETIFIVLADLLFHPLITGFLLAALLAAIMSTISSQLLVASSSLTEDFYRLFLRKECSEREAVNVGRVSVLLVALVAIGISSDPDSQVLGLVSNAWAGFGAAFGPLIILSLTWDRMNANGALAGLVTGALVVVGWIALGWNSAFMGGPGVYEIIPGFAAAWLAIVVVSRSGTKAPEPQEA, encoded by the coding sequence ATGAAGACCGGAACGCTGATCTCGCTCGCCGCCTATTTCATCCTCATGCTTGCCATCGGGCTATACGCATGGCGCAAATCGACCGAAGATTCAGAAGGCTACCTGCTGGGTGGCCGCAATCTGCACCCGGCCGTTGCCGCGCTGTCAGCCGGGGCCTCCGACATGTCCGGCTGGCTGCTGCTGGGCCTGCCCGGCGCGCTCTATGCCAGCGGGCTGGTCGAGGCCTGGATCGGGATCGGGCTGTTCGTCGGCGCGCTGGTAAACTGGATCGTGGTCGCCCCACGCCTGCGCCAGCAAACCGAGGACATGGGCAATGCGCTGACCATCCCCGAATTCCTCGCCAACCGTTTCCCCGAACGCGCCGTGGCGCTGCGGGTCATCTCCGCCATCGTCATCGTGGCGTTCTTCAGCGTCTATACCGCAGCCGGTCTGGTCGGAGGGGGCAAGCTGTTCGAAACCAGCTTTGCCGGGCTGTTCGGCGATGTCGGCATGAGCGACTATGCCCTCGGCTTGTGGATCACCGCCGGTGTCGTGCTGGCCTACACCATGGTGGGAGGGTTCCTGGCCGTATCGCTGACGGACTTCGTGCAAGGCTGCATCATGGTCTGCGCGCTGGTGCTGATGCCGCTCGTCGTGATGTTCGGCGAAGGCGGCAGCGCGGGCCAGTCGCTGACGGAAGTCCAGCCCGGCTTCCTCAGCCTGTTCGGCGGGCTGACCTTCATCGGCTTCCTGAGCGCAGTGACCTGGGGCCTCGGCTATTTCGGCCAGCCGCACATCATCGTCCGCTTCATGGCGGTGAAGAGCGTCGCAGCGGTCAAGACCGCACGCACCATCGGCATGACATGGATGGGGGTATGCCTGCTAGGCGCGCTGGGCGTGGGGCTTGCCGGTCGCGCCTATGTCGAGCGCAATGGGTTAGTGGTCGAGGATCCGGAGACGATCTTCATCGTGCTCGCAGACCTGCTGTTCCACCCACTGATCACAGGCTTCCTGCTCGCCGCGCTGCTGGCAGCGATCATGAGTACCATCAGTTCACAGTTGCTGGTTGCCTCGAGTTCGCTGACGGAAGATTTCTACCGCCTGTTCCTGCGCAAGGAATGCAGCGAACGCGAAGCGGTCAATGTCGGGCGGGTCAGCGTGTTGCTGGTGGCGCTAGTGGCAATCGGTATTTCATCCGACCCCGATAGCCAGGTGCTTGGCCTTGTTTCCAACGCCTGGGCAGGCTTCGGTGCCGCTTTCGGACCGCTGATCATCCTGTCGCTGACGTGGGACAGGATGAATGCCAATGGTGCTCTCGCCGGGCTGGTTACCGGTGCCCTGGTCGTTGTCGGCTGGATTGCGCTGGGCTGGAACAGCGCGTTCATGGGCGGTCCGGGTGTCTACGAGATCATCCCGGGTTTCGCCGCAGCATGGCTGGCGATTGTTGTGGTAAGCAGGAGCGGGACAAAGGCACCGGAACCTCAGGAGGCGTAA
- a CDS encoding VOC family protein → MAKVTGLGGVFYVVKDPEATRAWYRETLGVDGEYGPQLNWSEETGDKPYSLISHFSDDQYLKPGKGGFMINLRVDDLDGMVEQIRAKGVDILDSVDEGYGKFAWVLDPDGVKIELWQQVEAP, encoded by the coding sequence ATGGCAAAGGTAACAGGGCTCGGCGGAGTTTTCTATGTCGTGAAGGACCCTGAAGCGACGCGCGCCTGGTATCGCGAAACGCTGGGCGTCGATGGCGAATACGGACCACAGCTGAACTGGTCCGAAGAAACCGGCGACAAGCCCTATTCCCTGATCAGTCACTTTTCTGACGACCAGTATCTGAAGCCCGGGAAGGGGGGCTTCATGATCAACCTGCGTGTCGACGATCTCGACGGCATGGTCGAGCAGATCAGGGCCAAGGGGGTGGATATCCTCGACAGTGTGGATGAAGGCTATGGGAAGTTCGCCTGGGTGCTCGATCCCGACGGCGTGAAAATCGAGCTCTGGCAGCAAGTCGAGGCACCCTGA